The following is a genomic window from Theobroma cacao cultivar B97-61/B2 chromosome 10, Criollo_cocoa_genome_V2, whole genome shotgun sequence.
AGACGTGATATCCAAGGTCATGTATTTTCACCTTTTCTCTTCATCACGAAAATCTTGAGAACCTCTCAGATATTGGCAGGATTTAAATCCCCATAAAGAAATCTTTCGTCTTCTGGGGCTATAACATTTTGAAGACTGGGAAAAACCATTCCAATCAGATGTTCCAAAATAACTAACCATTAAAAAAGGGTTTCATTTTGACCTCATAAAATTCTTGTTTTCCGAGCTTGTTCCTTAGTTGGACGAAGCTCAAGCCTAAACCATAAGACAAGGCCTGTTTCCTTCGCAAAGCCAAGTCTAGGTGATCTATAAGTTGAGTTCACTTGATTTATAGTATTAGGATAATAAATGTATATAGGGCTTGCTTAACTCTCGGATACAAATATTCCATTGGAAAAAGAATGCTTGGATAAAAATTAATCAGGCAGAGCAAACTGCTTCTTACGAGGCAGATGGCACAGGTTGCTTCCTGCTGGTTCTTATCTGAAGAGTATATAGTCTCTTTCAAGCAGTTTGACATTACATCTTCAGACAATCCTGTGTTGACATTCCCTATTCTTTCTCCGAGGGCAAGCAGTTCCTATAAACAGAAAATAACTGGAAGTTTATACGAGCTCGTACAGATATATGAGAAGAAGGGGGTAAATAGAAATAAACAGCAACCTCATAACTCATGTTGTCAACATCTAGTCTCATATCCCTGTACTGATCAAAGGAATTTCTGGAGCCATATAAAAATGAGCGATCCTCTTGAGCCTGCAAAAAATGCAACAGCAATACATGATCAATGAGAAGTTAGATGATAAAAGCTATAAATTCTATTCATATCGTAATAACAACCGAAGCACAGAATAGGACAGGACTAGAGTGCTACAAGCTTATATAACAGGTCCAGAAATCAGATATAGCTCAAGAGATTAAATGATGTGGTGCAGGAATCATATCCTTAAAGTAATCTGTCTTTTCACCTGTTTTCTATTTACATGAAGTGAATCCATACAATATATGCTTATCAgcatatcttaataatttggCATGTATAATATTATGTGCTTTATCAGTACGGCTAACTCCATAACAGAGACCAAAGGCTCACACTTCCACATCATTAATGgtaataatttacaaaagtaaTGATGCCAAAAGAGGAAATGCACCAGAATGAAATGCAAGAAATGTACAGGCAGAAAAGTAAAATACCCtacttgcaaaatataaaaagctTGAAGCACCAGCAGCAGTATAAACAGGGATATTCTATGAGCTTATCAGGACCAAGATAAACCAAAAATGACAATTACACACCTCAGATCCCATTCTATCATGTGCATTCTCTGCATTTTGGAAAGATTGGAATCTCTCAGCTGCTATCCTTGACCTTGTGTCTCTACGGTTACGCCAACTTCTGGCAGAAAATGTCCTAGAATATCTGGAAGGATAAGTTTCTGTGAGAGACGGAAGACTATTTTCTGTGGGAGCTGTTTCTTGAGGCCACCAAGAAGACCTTAGACCCACACCTTGAGGCCACTGAGAAGACCTTAGATCCACACCATATGAAGGAACTGCACTTTGTGAATAATTACTATGGATCCCCATAGCAGCCTGGTCATGCAGAATAGGAAAATATTGGGCTGATGAAACAGGATCTCTGCCTGAAACAGAGTCATGGCTGTGTCCACCAATTCCTGCAGTACTTTCTCCAACAAAGTTTTGATTTGTCTCGTATCTTAAGCCAGTGTTTCCTACAATTGTATCAAACAATTTTATTAGAAATAGTTCaatgaataagaaaaagaagtaatGTATCTTCAACTAACCTGATATTGCAAACCCTCCCTGTGTTGGATAAGAAATGccaatattattttgattgtaaTTAGTTGCACCAGCACATAAGGAAGTAAGATTCACTCTACCAGAATCACTTGACTGATGAGCAGTTGGCCAATAATGGTGTGAAGAATAGCTTGATGGATGTATTTGTCGTTGGTTGTGCTCCAAATCATTTCTAGGTCGGCTTCTCACATTCCTCGGAGGATTTTCATTGCCATTTGAGAGGTTGCCTCCCCTATAATGTGATAAACCAACAGTACCAGAAGGGTAATTTGGATAGTCTGTAGCTTGTTTATCTGGATGAAATTCAGATGAGTTAGATGAACTTCCTGCACTATAGTATCTGCTTGTGCCACCTCTCTCACAGCTTAAAGAAATTcggctt
Proteins encoded in this region:
- the LOC18586371 gene encoding uncharacterized protein LOC18586371 isoform X1 gives rise to the protein MEHRQLTSAVQLFKIDQNHNQNSITAEQPYMHRGRAIAPENGSFVYPMENVPRSTPYSAIPQYIASRPLEHYSSNLRLGDSQVHAPHSCPSYDSFPHFPGVGSLYSTPVNDTSHSYSIHHDSFAVCEVGDGLLDCGMNIGRGLFKRKSRISLSCERGGTSRYYSAGSSSNSSEFHPDKQATDYPNYPSGTVGLSHYRGGNLSNGNENPPRNVRSRPRNDLEHNQRQIHPSSYSSHHYWPTAHQSSDSGRVNLTSLCAGATNYNQNNIGISYPTQGGFAISGNTGLRYETNQNFVGESTAGIGGHSHDSVSGRDPVSSAQYFPILHDQAAMGIHSNYSQSAVPSYGVDLRSSQWPQGVGLRSSWWPQETAPTENSLPSLTETYPSRYSRTFSARSWRNRRDTRSRIAAERFQSFQNAENAHDRMGSEAQEDRSFLYGSRNSFDQYRDMRLDVDNMSYEELLALGERIGNVNTGLSEDVMSNCLKETIYSSDKNQQEATCAICLEEYKNGDGIGMMRCGHDYHLLCIKRWLAVKNACPICKAPALADGSKEE
- the LOC18586371 gene encoding uncharacterized protein LOC18586371 isoform X3, with protein sequence MEHRQLTSAVQLFKIDQNHNQNSITAEQPYMHRDKQATDYPNYPSGTVGLSHYRGGNLSNGNENPPRNVRSRPRNDLEHNQRQIHPSSYSSHHYWPTAHQSSDSGRVNLTSLCAGATNYNQNNIGISYPTQGGFAISGNTGLRYETNQNFVGESTAGIGGHSHDSVSGRDPVSSAQYFPILHDQAAMGIHSNYSQSAVPSYGVDLRSSQWPQGVGLRSSWWPQETAPTENSLPSLTETYPSRYSRTFSARSWRNRRDTRSRIAAERFQSFQNAENAHDRMGSEAQEDRSFLYGSRNSFDQYRDMRLDVDNMSYEELLALGERIGNVNTGLSEDVMSNCLKETIYSSDKNQQEATCAICLEEYKNGDGIGMMRCGHDYHLLCIKRWLAVKNACPICKAPALADGSKEE
- the LOC18586371 gene encoding uncharacterized protein LOC18586371 isoform X2, encoding MENVPRSTPYSAIPQYIASRPLEHYSSNLRLGDSQVHAPHSCPSYDSFPHFPGVGSLYSTPVNDTSHSYSIHHDSFAVCEVGDGLLDCGMNIGRGLFKRKSRISLSCERGGTSRYYSAGSSSNSSEFHPDKQATDYPNYPSGTVGLSHYRGGNLSNGNENPPRNVRSRPRNDLEHNQRQIHPSSYSSHHYWPTAHQSSDSGRVNLTSLCAGATNYNQNNIGISYPTQGGFAISGNTGLRYETNQNFVGESTAGIGGHSHDSVSGRDPVSSAQYFPILHDQAAMGIHSNYSQSAVPSYGVDLRSSQWPQGVGLRSSWWPQETAPTENSLPSLTETYPSRYSRTFSARSWRNRRDTRSRIAAERFQSFQNAENAHDRMGSEAQEDRSFLYGSRNSFDQYRDMRLDVDNMSYEELLALGERIGNVNTGLSEDVMSNCLKETIYSSDKNQQEATCAICLEEYKNGDGIGMMRCGHDYHLLCIKRWLAVKNACPICKAPALADGSKEE